The Oscillatoria sp. FACHB-1407 genome contains a region encoding:
- a CDS encoding DUF1275 family protein, translating into MASQHREHLLTAILGWVAGYVDTLGYVGLNGLFTAHATGNRIVAGAEIVGTDE; encoded by the coding sequence ATGGCATCCCAGCATCGCGAACACCTGCTTACCGCAATTCTAGGTTGGGTTGCAGGCTACGTGGATACTCTAGGCTATGTGGGATTGAATGGTCTATTTACGGCCCATGCGACTGGCAATCGTATTGTGGCGGGAGCCGAAATTGTCGGAACCGATGAGTAG